In a genomic window of Microcebus murinus isolate Inina chromosome 17, M.murinus_Inina_mat1.0, whole genome shotgun sequence:
- the LOC105860616 gene encoding uncharacterized protein LOC105860616 (The RefSeq protein has 1 substitution compared to this genomic sequence), with amino-acid sequence MDNSAFEMHGDAPQKGLSVEKMNIISRMEKKRQWSLVSIFLLCLLACTITTAVGVLILSLVYINNSQPHSDVYFKPEAQPLQTEVPMVQTAVDPKFQFLNHLPKSKVFEFAGGAIQWARYRNNVKDYLSAEEEAFGTSLNSQRSQMTLGTLRIKSNGLRAPHWHFNANEHGYLVQGTAWIGVVDDGGEVVTTYNVTAGQVIFFPQNTLHWIKNVGNEDCFFLLFFSTHDELQTLDVDDVFFSTPEDIASRSLKPEGGIDFIRTFSKQKEDQGVNLPPNLAELVMNASYVQSPDSLVWRYFFDLKGSKEFQFPGGVIQHAQYWKNGSELNNNEKIFSEFLNQHQNALTLSTLRIYNNGLRQPHFHFNANEMGYVLSGCGKVGITSTQGAIEFNIHIGDVIFFPIGTQHYIKSTCDEDLLFILAFSTGDQLQTLDMDDYLQATADHILAQLFFKKQSEFKKIPKFKEDQAINLP; translated from the exons ATGGACAACTCAGCATTTGAAATGCATGGAGATGCACCACAGAAGGGTTTGTCTGTGGAGAAGATGAACATTATCTCCAGAATG GAAAAGAAGAGACAGTGGTCATTGGTGAGCATTTTCCTGCTGTGTCTCCTGGCCTGCACCATTACCACAGCAGTAGGAGTACTGATTCTTTCCTTGGTTTATATTAACAACTCTCAGCCTCATTCAGATGTTTATTTCAAACCTGAAGCCCAGCCTCTGCAAACAGAAGTTCCCATGGTGCAAACAGCTGTTGATCCAAAATTCCAGTTTCTTAATCACTTACCTAAATCCAAG GTGTTTGAGTTTGCTGGTGGTGCAATCCAGTGGGCCCGGTACAGGAACAATGTCAAAGACTATCTCAGCGCTGAAGAAGAGGCCTTTGGCACCAGCTTGAACAGTCAGAGATCACAGATGACCCTGGGGACCCTAAGAATAAAAAGCAATGGCCTCCGGGCCCCTCACTGGCACTTCAATGCCAACGAACATGGCTATCTTGTACAG GGAACAGCATGGATTGGGGTGGTTGATGATGGTGGTGAAGTGGTTACCACATACAATGTTACAGCTGGCCAAGTGATCTTCTTCCCTCAAAATATACTACACTGGATAAAGAATGTGGGTAATGAAGACTGCTTTTTCTTGCTCTTCTTTTCTACACATGATGAACTTCAGACCCTGGATGTtgatgatgtatttttttctacacCTGAGGACATTGCTTCCAGGTCACTTAAG CCTGAAGGTGGAATTGATTTCATTAGAACATTCAGTAAGCAAAAAGAGGATCAGGGGGTCAATCTTCCTCCCAACTTGGCAGAACTGGTTATGAATGCTAGTTATGTACAGTCTCCAGACAGCCTTGTGTGGAGATACTTTTTTGACCTTAAAG GTTCAAAAGAATTTCAATTTCCAGGAGGAGTAATACAACATGCACAATATTGGAAAAATGGAAGTGAActaaacaacaatgaaaaaatttttagtgAATTCTTGAATCAG catcaaaATGCCCTTACTTTGAGTACACTCAGAATTTATAACAATGGATTACGACagccacattttcattttaatgcaaaTGAAATGGGATATGTGCTAAGTGGATGTGGAAAG GTGGGCATTACTAGTACTCAAGGTGCCATAGAATTTAATATTCACATTGGAGATGTGATATTTTTCCCCATTGGAACCCAGCATTACATTAAGAGCACATGTGATGAAGATTTGCTTTTCATCCTTGCCTTCAGCACTGGGGACCAG